Proteins encoded in a region of the Nicotiana tomentosiformis chromosome 9, ASM39032v3, whole genome shotgun sequence genome:
- the LOC138898840 gene encoding uncharacterized protein: protein MKNRTESSLVVEVKEKQYNDPLLPQLQEGIHKHKAMEFSLGMDDGTLRYQGRLCAPNVDGLRERIMTEAHTSRYSMHPGSTKIYHYLKEVYWWNDIKRNVADFVARCPNCQQVKAKHQRVFRSGNIIAGEATVGVVLYYVTSLAYIYVIRMCFWGSLTGG from the exons ATGAAAAATAggactgaatcatcgcttgttgtggaagtcaaagagaagcaatacaatgatccattgttgccGCAGTTGCAAGAGGGTATTCATAAACATAAGGCCATGGaattttctcttggcatggatgatggtacactaaggtaccaagggcgactctgtgctccaaatgtggatggtctccgggaaagaattatgactgaagctcacacttctaggtattccatgcacccaggttctacgaaaatatATCAttatcttaaggaagtctattggtggaatgatataaagagaaatgtggcagactttgtggcaagatgtccaaattgtcagcaagtgaaggccaaacACCAAAG ggtgttccgttctggtaatataattgctggtgaggccacagttggtgttgttttgtattatgttacgtcgttggcatACATATATGttattaggatgtgtttctggggctccttgacaggtggatag